Proteins from a single region of Lentimicrobium saccharophilum:
- a CDS encoding MFS transporter, with protein MNRFTDISSYLNRPGFAFRSLRHRNYRYYFFGQLISLPGTWIQNIALGWLVYRLTDSAFMLGAVGFAGQIPALLLTPVAGVYADRTNRRKILIITQSVSMLVAFSVSVLIFSGTVEIWHILAAAILNGISIAFDTPYRHAFLVEMVTEKKDLPNAIALNSTLFNTARFIGPPLGGLLIALGGEGLCFLVNGFSFLAVIGTLLAMNVKATAIVASGKSIFSDLLSGLKYAWGNRPIRVLLLMVITTSFTGLPYQVFMPVFAREVLGGDAQTLGFLTGAIGAGALTGAFFLASRKGLSEIPRIVFVSASMFGIGLAAFSHSTSFWLSMGLLLIAGFGMVVEFASSNTLLQTMVDDRMRGRVVALYSMSFMGITPLGSLTLGSVAETTGVQNTLLISGLLCFVASLIFLRKIPLIRNAMKKAGL; from the coding sequence TTGAACCGGTTTACCGATATATCCAGTTATCTTAACCGTCCGGGTTTTGCCTTCAGGTCCCTTCGGCACCGGAACTACCGCTATTATTTTTTCGGTCAGCTGATTTCACTTCCGGGCACCTGGATTCAGAATATTGCCCTGGGATGGCTGGTTTACAGGCTGACTGATTCAGCGTTTATGCTGGGAGCCGTCGGTTTTGCCGGACAGATACCAGCCCTGCTGCTGACTCCGGTCGCAGGCGTTTATGCCGACCGCACCAACCGGCGAAAAATCCTGATTATTACGCAATCTGTTTCCATGTTGGTCGCCTTTTCTGTTTCCGTTCTGATTTTCTCAGGAACAGTTGAAATCTGGCATATCCTTGCTGCAGCTATACTGAACGGAATCTCAATTGCGTTCGACACTCCATACAGGCATGCTTTCCTGGTTGAGATGGTCACAGAAAAGAAAGACTTACCCAATGCCATAGCACTGAATTCCACCCTGTTCAATACTGCGCGCTTCATCGGCCCTCCGCTGGGCGGACTGCTGATCGCCCTGGGGGGCGAAGGACTCTGCTTCCTGGTTAACGGGTTCAGCTTTCTGGCAGTTATTGGTACTTTGCTGGCGATGAACGTTAAGGCTACTGCAATAGTCGCTTCCGGAAAATCCATCTTCAGTGACCTGCTCTCCGGATTGAAATACGCATGGGGCAACCGTCCGATCAGGGTGCTGCTGCTGATGGTAATCACCACCAGTTTTACAGGCCTGCCCTATCAGGTGTTTATGCCGGTATTTGCCCGCGAGGTATTGGGTGGCGATGCCCAGACACTCGGGTTCCTGACCGGTGCCATCGGAGCCGGTGCGCTGACCGGAGCATTCTTTCTGGCTTCACGTAAGGGATTGTCGGAAATACCCCGGATTGTATTTGTGTCAGCTTCCATGTTCGGCATTGGACTTGCAGCATTCTCGCATTCAACCAGCTTCTGGCTTTCCATGGGTTTGCTGCTGATCGCCGGCTTTGGAATGGTTGTGGAGTTTGCATCCAGCAACACCTTGCTGCAAACCATGGTTGATGACCGGATGCGGGGCCGGGTTGTAGCCCTTTACAGCATGTCATTTATGGGAATCACCCCGCTGGGCAGCCTTACCCTGGGCTCGGTGGCAGAAACAACAGGGGTGCAGAATACCCTGCTGATTTCAGGGTTGTTATGTTTTGTGGCCTCATTAATATTTCTAAGAAAAATCCCGCTGATCAGAAATGCGATGAAAAAAGCGGGACTCTGA
- a CDS encoding PAS domain S-box protein, which produces MILNPILKIIRDLEAINEDRDFIRFRELGIRSVLITITIAAIFVLALGVLLDHINKAPAGDALFLVRTGTALLLIFNLFFAIYTPYLHKVKWLTYSSFYIWALSATLISSLTGGFDSYMWGGIALVVIVWLSFVPFRYLRLILHAILFLLIYVSGLWLLGDSLPAYPVLLGSGIYLIGALAAGVVIAFVNNRGAAANYACSTALRISDNRYRILTENMQDVVWTLDLRRRKFTWISPSVEKLRGFTAEEVMRMRLEDSFTGESAVKVNRLLDKVISDFRQGNDDISFSVGELEQTCRDGSTVWIEVAATLITDENGELIEMLGVSRNISARRKAEMALRDSEEKYRNLVSQAKDGIFITQDGVFKYVNPAFCEITEYTAQELIGKNFSELIAPEEQEALTKLHMRRMAGEKVPSIYSTIGISKSGRRVNLEFNSSTIEYEGRPASYVIMRDVSSQVEAARQLRESEEKYRSLIERANDGIVILQDGEVKFINQMMANILGYEVAEILNTPFVKYIAENERKKIIDIYRRRQQGEAVPPIYESVLVQKDGTLKPVEFNNGIITYNGRIATQTYIRDITERKAAQQALIESEQRFALAVEGVNEGIFDWNLESGKVYFSNHYKAILGLEPDEMHNELSEWENRIHPDDRDRVLKANRDFIEGKVPVYNPEYRLLHSSGEYRWILARGVCLRDDNGKAYRMAGSHMDISDRRKAEELLRESEARYRSIFNTAGDAIFLIDKENGKIVDVNQSAVRIYGYSTEELLQMHIDQLAAEPDDTIKILDRLNRFHFVPMRKSRGKDGQTVLVEISASYFEMEGKPFIIAIVHDITQRKRSEEELRRVNERLTLHFRETPLAYIEWNEKMEVTDWNPAAEKIFGYSKEEVLGEYAFNLIVPEHIMEEIQQLSMEILQQSGGQRSTNENLTKEGHTIICNWYNTPLKNESGNVIGLASLVQDITEQKKLEAELEKYVTVLEKSYSESRIKVQSYSLELETRKNELLRLQKENLQSQFETLRSQVNPHFLFNSLNVLTSLIKVEPDLAEQFTLRLSMVYRYVLENKDKDLVTLETELDFLKAYTFLLDIRFSGKMKVNVNLEDEKLQQKVVPLALQLLIENAIKHNTFSKKQPLLIDIYSEGDYLVVENNLQVREVYVQSTGVGLNNIASRYAFFTERKMFSGEEDKKFVVRIPLL; this is translated from the coding sequence ATGATCCTGAATCCCATTCTGAAGATAATCCGTGACCTGGAAGCCATCAACGAGGACAGGGATTTCATCAGGTTTCGTGAGCTCGGGATCAGAAGTGTGCTGATTACCATCACGATAGCCGCCATTTTTGTGCTGGCATTGGGGGTATTGCTCGACCATATTAACAAAGCACCGGCAGGTGATGCCCTGTTTCTGGTAAGGACTGGCACAGCCCTGCTGCTAATCTTTAACCTGTTTTTTGCAATTTATACTCCCTATCTTCATAAGGTTAAGTGGCTGACCTATTCATCCTTTTACATATGGGCGCTGAGTGCAACGCTTATCTCATCACTCACCGGAGGTTTCGATTCGTATATGTGGGGCGGTATAGCCCTGGTGGTGATTGTCTGGTTGTCATTTGTGCCCTTCAGGTATCTTAGACTGATTCTGCACGCAATTTTGTTTCTTCTGATCTATGTATCCGGCTTGTGGCTGCTCGGAGACAGTCTCCCTGCCTATCCGGTTCTTCTGGGATCGGGTATCTATCTGATCGGCGCATTGGCCGCCGGTGTGGTGATCGCGTTTGTGAACAACCGTGGTGCAGCTGCAAACTATGCCTGCTCTACCGCCCTCAGAATCAGCGACAACAGATACCGGATTCTGACAGAAAACATGCAGGATGTCGTATGGACCCTTGACCTCCGGCGGCGGAAGTTTACCTGGATAAGCCCCTCCGTTGAAAAGCTGCGGGGCTTTACGGCCGAAGAGGTAATGCGGATGCGGCTGGAAGATTCATTTACCGGAGAAAGTGCCGTAAAGGTAAACAGGTTGCTCGATAAGGTTATCAGTGACTTCAGGCAAGGCAATGATGATATTTCATTTTCTGTCGGAGAATTAGAGCAGACATGTCGCGATGGATCTACTGTTTGGATTGAAGTTGCCGCAACCTTAATAACCGACGAAAACGGAGAACTTATTGAGATGCTCGGCGTTTCCAGAAATATCAGTGCACGGCGTAAGGCTGAAATGGCATTGCGTGATTCTGAAGAAAAATACCGTAACCTGGTCAGTCAGGCAAAAGACGGCATATTCATCACTCAGGATGGTGTTTTTAAATATGTAAATCCGGCCTTTTGTGAAATTACCGAATACACTGCGCAGGAGCTGATCGGGAAAAACTTCTCTGAGCTGATTGCGCCCGAGGAGCAGGAAGCCCTCACAAAACTTCATATGCGAAGGATGGCAGGTGAAAAGGTACCATCGATTTATTCTACCATCGGAATTTCGAAATCGGGTCGGAGGGTCAATCTTGAATTCAACAGCAGTACCATCGAATATGAAGGCCGCCCGGCATCGTATGTTATCATGCGCGATGTTTCAAGCCAGGTGGAAGCTGCAAGACAATTGCGCGAGAGTGAAGAAAAATACCGTTCACTGATCGAAAGGGCCAACGATGGCATAGTGATACTTCAGGATGGGGAAGTGAAGTTTATTAACCAGATGATGGCCAATATCCTTGGGTATGAGGTAGCTGAAATATTAAATACGCCATTTGTTAAGTATATTGCGGAAAATGAGCGGAAGAAGATTATCGATATTTACCGGCGAAGACAGCAGGGAGAGGCGGTTCCGCCGATTTATGAGTCAGTGCTGGTTCAGAAGGACGGAACGCTTAAACCGGTAGAGTTTAACAACGGCATCATCACATACAATGGCAGAATTGCCACACAGACCTATATCCGTGATATTACCGAACGCAAAGCAGCCCAGCAGGCGCTGATTGAAAGTGAACAACGCTTTGCACTTGCCGTTGAAGGGGTAAATGAAGGAATCTTCGATTGGAATCTGGAATCAGGCAAGGTTTATTTCTCGAATCATTACAAAGCCATTCTGGGCCTTGAACCGGATGAAATGCATAATGAACTTTCAGAATGGGAAAACCGCATTCATCCGGATGACAGGGACAGGGTGCTGAAAGCCAACAGGGATTTTATCGAAGGCAAAGTACCGGTATATAATCCTGAATACCGTCTGTTGCACAGTTCCGGAGAATATCGCTGGATTCTGGCCAGGGGCGTTTGTCTGCGTGACGACAATGGCAAGGCTTACCGCATGGCCGGTTCGCATATGGATATCAGCGACCGGCGGAAAGCGGAAGAATTGCTCCGTGAAAGTGAAGCCAGGTACCGGAGTATCTTTAATACAGCGGGAGATGCCATTTTTCTGATTGATAAGGAAAACGGCAAGATCGTTGACGTAAACCAGTCAGCAGTCCGTATTTATGGTTATTCAACCGAAGAGTTGTTGCAGATGCACATCGATCAGCTTGCCGCCGAACCTGACGATACCATTAAAATTCTCGACCGGCTCAACCGCTTTCATTTCGTACCGATGCGCAAGTCGCGCGGCAAAGATGGTCAGACTGTCCTGGTGGAGATATCGGCCAGCTATTTTGAAATGGAAGGTAAACCGTTCATTATAGCTATTGTCCATGATATTACGCAACGTAAGCGGTCGGAAGAGGAGTTGAGAAGGGTGAACGAGCGGCTTACCCTGCACTTCAGGGAAACCCCGCTTGCATATATCGAGTGGAATGAAAAGATGGAAGTCACCGACTGGAATCCTGCCGCAGAAAAGATTTTCGGATATTCAAAAGAGGAAGTGCTTGGCGAATATGCCTTTAACCTGATTGTTCCTGAACATATCATGGAGGAGATACAGCAGCTTTCGATGGAAATACTGCAGCAATCGGGCGGACAACGAAGTACCAACGAAAATCTGACAAAGGAGGGGCACACCATCATCTGCAACTGGTACAACACCCCGCTGAAAAATGAATCCGGCAATGTTATCGGCCTGGCTTCACTGGTACAGGATATTACGGAACAGAAAAAGCTTGAAGCAGAGCTTGAAAAGTATGTTACAGTGCTTGAAAAGAGCTATTCCGAGTCAAGAATTAAAGTTCAGTCCTATTCACTTGAACTGGAGACGCGTAAAAATGAGTTGCTCCGGCTTCAGAAGGAGAACCTGCAGTCGCAGTTTGAAACCCTCAGAAGTCAGGTAAACCCGCACTTTCTGTTTAACAGCCTGAATGTGCTTACATCGCTTATTAAGGTTGAGCCTGATCTGGCCGAGCAGTTTACCCTTCGTCTGTCAATGGTATATCGCTATGTGCTTGAGAATAAGGATAAAGATCTCGTGACCCTGGAAACTGAACTCGACTTTCTGAAAGCCTATACATTTTTGCTCGACATCAGGTTTTCAGGCAAGATGAAAGTTAATGTCAACCTTGAGGATGAAAAACTGCAGCAAAAGGTGGTTCCGTTGGCTTTACAGCTGTTGATTGAGAATGCCATCAAGCACAATACCTTTTCGAAGAAACAGCCATTGCTGATAGACATATACAGCGAAGGCGATTACCTTGTGGTAGAGAATAATCTTCAGGTAAGAGAGGTTTATGTGCAGTCAACCGGAGTAGGTCTTAACAACATTGCAAGTCGTTATGCTTTCTTTACCGAGCGGAAGATGTTCTCGGGTGAGGAAGATAAGAAGTTTGTGGTAAGAATTCCATTACTCTGA
- a CDS encoding class I SAM-dependent methyltransferase has protein sequence MLQYIITRPEIRYHETYSFEGRVCAKRRGTLYRQVLRRVGHNKSGVLLELTPGDRRGDSVLANINLFDASETDYLPRLFNLISIETGFGRYGKEQRLPWEASSFDAIICVDAFSAFQDAKLCLRELCRVLQPGGRLVLADQWFRQLNPLTDNLLSSYTEGNPNSIYQFNTVSNLLRDAGFSTVTFESAGSNSYICTALVA, from the coding sequence ATGCTGCAATATATTATTACCAGACCTGAGATCAGGTATCATGAGACCTATTCTTTTGAAGGCAGGGTTTGTGCTAAAAGGCGCGGCACGCTTTACCGGCAGGTGTTACGCCGTGTCGGTCATAATAAAAGCGGGGTTTTGCTCGAACTGACCCCCGGTGACAGACGCGGGGATTCAGTGCTTGCCAATATCAACCTGTTTGATGCTTCGGAAACCGATTACCTGCCCCGGCTTTTTAACCTGATCAGCATTGAAACCGGTTTTGGAAGGTATGGAAAGGAGCAGAGACTTCCCTGGGAAGCTTCTTCCTTTGATGCCATTATCTGTGTTGACGCTTTCAGCGCATTTCAGGATGCGAAACTGTGTCTGCGCGAACTGTGCCGGGTGCTTCAGCCCGGAGGCCGGCTGGTGCTTGCCGATCAGTGGTTCAGGCAGCTCAATCCCTTGACCGATAATCTACTGTCATCCTATACTGAGGGTAATCCCAATAGCATCTATCAGTTTAACACTGTCTCCAATCTGCTCAGGGATGCGGGTTTTTCGACGGTGACATTTGAATCTGCAGGATCGAACAGCTATATTTGTACTGCCTTAGTCGCCTGA
- a CDS encoding Ig-like domain-containing protein — MKKTLLFVTLFLMTAGLMAQQVLFEDFSEGEMPPQGWTIDAQTSNWSVSSTSNAGGSSPEGHMSWSPQFNTTTRLISPSLDLTGNTKVLLQFRHMIDHYSGNYQIGVATRSDGGAWAVAWSRTISASVSAEQVSVVIEDANVNSAGFQFCIYFSGSSYNLNDWFIDDISLIIPANTDAAVTHINVPTYFTGPMDVATTVTNLGLSPLTSLKLNWQVDDLEVHTATLDALNAALGETIPFTFPDQLEISAGIYNLRIWVSEVNGATGPDDVATNDTLAKIIRIPTQTLPRKPFFEEFTSSTCGPCASFNNGVLNPFVNQHGEEIVLVKYQMNWPGSGDPYYTEEGGSRRNYYGVNAVPMLFVDGKNVATSSPGVNTAFNNSIANPAFVAISGQYTITGTEVGINAEITSFTDIDNATLHVVIFEGVTTGNKRTNGETEFHHVMMRLLPDGNGSLSTLQTGVPVQINHLVDMSGTNVEEMEDLFVAIFLQDNVTKEVFQAEYATLTGALINTYPANSAVGVQVDEPLTVTFSQPVRLSGGEELTAANASTVFSLERTDNSKTPVEFTAEVSEDKTMVTLTPVAPLAGGAQYTLTVLPLENYSGMATHTCVTYFTTETTTGTAIADVSALRVFPNPAVEYTEISGLAACGRIYDITLTDLSGKEIRKFAVPVSGSDLARLTMQSVQQGFYLIRIRAEKENQTLRIVVLN, encoded by the coding sequence ATGAAGAAAACTTTACTGTTTGTGACATTGTTTTTAATGACCGCGGGGCTGATGGCCCAGCAGGTGTTGTTTGAAGACTTTTCAGAAGGGGAAATGCCTCCGCAGGGCTGGACCATTGATGCCCAGACTTCCAACTGGTCAGTAAGCTCCACTTCCAACGCCGGTGGTTCATCTCCGGAAGGACACATGTCATGGTCGCCCCAGTTCAATACAACTACCAGGCTGATTTCACCTTCACTTGATCTTACCGGGAACACAAAGGTGTTGTTGCAGTTCAGGCATATGATCGATCATTACAGCGGCAATTACCAGATAGGCGTTGCCACCCGTTCAGATGGAGGTGCCTGGGCCGTGGCCTGGTCGCGGACCATCAGTGCCAGCGTAAGCGCAGAGCAGGTTTCAGTGGTGATAGAGGATGCCAATGTTAACAGCGCCGGTTTTCAGTTCTGTATCTATTTCAGTGGAAGCAGTTATAATCTGAACGACTGGTTTATTGACGACATCAGCCTGATTATTCCAGCCAATACCGATGCTGCCGTTACCCATATCAATGTGCCGACTTATTTTACAGGCCCCATGGATGTCGCCACTACGGTCACCAACCTGGGTTTGTCGCCGCTGACGAGCCTGAAGTTGAACTGGCAGGTAGATGATCTGGAAGTGCACACCGCTACGCTCGATGCGCTGAATGCGGCGCTTGGCGAGACTATCCCCTTTACTTTTCCCGATCAGCTTGAAATAAGCGCTGGCATATATAATCTCAGGATCTGGGTGAGTGAGGTCAACGGCGCCACTGGACCCGACGACGTTGCAACCAATGATACCCTGGCAAAAATTATCAGAATACCAACCCAGACACTTCCCAGGAAGCCTTTCTTCGAGGAATTTACCAGCAGCACCTGCGGGCCCTGTGCCTCGTTCAACAATGGGGTACTGAATCCCTTCGTGAATCAGCACGGGGAAGAAATCGTGCTGGTGAAATACCAGATGAACTGGCCCGGCTCGGGAGATCCTTATTACACAGAGGAAGGCGGAAGCCGTCGAAATTATTACGGTGTAAATGCGGTACCCATGTTATTCGTTGATGGAAAGAATGTAGCCACTTCATCACCGGGTGTGAATACCGCCTTTAATAATTCTATTGCCAATCCTGCATTTGTCGCCATTTCTGGTCAATATACCATTACGGGAACGGAAGTGGGCATAAATGCTGAAATAACCAGCTTCACCGATATTGACAATGCCACCCTGCATGTGGTGATTTTTGAAGGCGTGACAACCGGAAACAAAAGAACCAACGGTGAAACTGAATTTCACCATGTAATGATGCGTTTGTTGCCCGACGGTAACGGCAGTCTGTCGACATTACAGACAGGGGTACCGGTTCAGATCAATCACCTGGTTGATATGAGCGGTACAAACGTGGAGGAAATGGAAGACCTGTTTGTTGCCATATTCCTTCAGGACAATGTCACAAAGGAAGTGTTCCAGGCTGAATATGCTACGCTGACAGGTGCACTGATTAATACATATCCGGCCAATAGTGCTGTTGGCGTGCAGGTTGACGAACCACTCACCGTTACATTCAGTCAGCCCGTAAGATTGTCGGGCGGGGAAGAACTTACTGCTGCAAATGCATCGACCGTGTTTTCACTTGAGCGGACAGATAATTCAAAAACTCCGGTTGAATTCACCGCAGAAGTCAGTGAAGACAAGACCATGGTGACACTGACCCCTGTTGCGCCGCTTGCCGGAGGCGCCCAATACACGCTGACTGTTCTGCCCCTTGAGAATTACAGTGGAATGGCTACGCATACCTGTGTAACTTATTTTACTACTGAAACAACTACTGGTACGGCCATTGCTGATGTATCTGCTTTAAGGGTATTCCCGAATCCGGCAGTTGAGTATACTGAGATTTCAGGATTGGCTGCCTGCGGCCGTATTTACGATATTACCCTTACAGACCTTTCGGGAAAAGAAATCCGGAAGTTTGCAGTACCCGTTTCCGGCAGTGATCTTGCAAGGTTGACAATGCAATCCGTGCAGCAAGGTTTTTATCTGATCCGGATCAGGGCTGAGAAAGAAAATCAGACATTAAGGATCGTTGTTTTAAACTGA
- a CDS encoding T9SS type A sorting domain-containing protein, with the protein MKKSLLLLAGVFLSSFLSAQVLFEEHFSGTTFPPAGWMVFGNMQNWTSSQTNNASGTAPEMRVKGTPSFTGTQRIIGPQINTTGYTSVIIRLKHMFDHADGNSSPITLGVDTRSNNGAWNSVWSTNATTDIAAQTLTIAVSNANVGAASFQFSIYVNGSSANMKDWYIDDVEVLVPLERDAAMSMIDVPALFVGNKAVKGAFANLGQEAVTSAEVSWQANDGEIFTTAFSGLNVVTGGLYNFECADSLILPTGVYDLKVWVANVNGLGNDLNTANDTMVKSVSIPTALIPYRPLFEEFTSSTCGPCASFNNGVLNPFIQQNGDNLTLIKYQMNWPGSGDPYYTAEGGVRRTYYGVNAVPDLYVDGKKTGTNSAAVNAAFSATYGTYTYVDIVSTHEIQGNNVIIDANIVPFANYPNVKVHMAIIEEVTTQNVATNGETEFHHVMMKMVPDANGTTANLVSGETLNLKHTVDMSTTNVEEMDDLMLAIFIQDNSNKGIFHSGYSLEIGATTTINIDDNAVNVPVNQTFIIDYSQAVRMIGGQAITNSNVAQLINFREGAATGAPVGFTATINAAKTQIVVVPNPSLKYDQRYYFRVDAVENMTGVATLPVTRNFTTLLNVGVPVNEVVKHSIYPNPANSTLYISDVTGIERAEVISVVGNVVMSVNNFGTSRGEAGIDISNLPSGLYFIRLLGSNKDITARFIVSR; encoded by the coding sequence ATGAAAAAATCATTACTTTTATTGGCCGGAGTTTTCCTGTCATCTTTTCTTTCTGCCCAGGTATTGTTCGAAGAGCACTTCAGCGGGACGACTTTTCCTCCTGCGGGGTGGATGGTGTTCGGTAATATGCAGAACTGGACTTCATCGCAGACAAACAATGCGAGTGGTACCGCTCCGGAAATGCGGGTAAAGGGAACCCCTTCATTTACCGGAACCCAACGCATCATTGGTCCTCAGATCAACACTACCGGCTACACTTCAGTTATCATCAGGCTGAAGCATATGTTTGATCATGCTGACGGCAACTCCAGTCCGATTACCCTGGGTGTTGACACCCGTTCAAATAACGGAGCCTGGAATTCCGTGTGGTCAACCAATGCCACAACTGATATTGCCGCACAAACACTCACGATTGCTGTAAGCAATGCAAATGTCGGGGCTGCAAGTTTTCAGTTCAGCATCTATGTGAACGGCTCAAGCGCTAATATGAAAGACTGGTATATTGATGATGTGGAAGTACTGGTGCCCCTGGAGCGCGATGCCGCGATGTCGATGATTGATGTGCCGGCATTGTTCGTGGGGAACAAGGCCGTCAAAGGGGCTTTTGCTAATCTTGGACAGGAAGCCGTCACATCAGCTGAAGTTAGCTGGCAGGCTAATGACGGAGAGATTTTCACCACTGCTTTTTCCGGTCTGAATGTTGTTACCGGAGGGTTGTATAACTTTGAATGTGCCGATTCGCTGATTCTGCCAACCGGAGTTTACGATCTGAAAGTGTGGGTTGCCAATGTCAACGGACTTGGCAATGACCTGAATACCGCCAATGACACCATGGTGAAATCAGTTTCGATTCCGACAGCGCTGATTCCCTACCGTCCTTTGTTCGAAGAGTTTACCAGTTCAACCTGCGGACCCTGTGCTTCATTTAACAATGGGGTGTTAAACCCTTTTATTCAGCAGAATGGGGATAATCTTACGCTGATTAAATATCAGATGAACTGGCCCGGCAGCGGTGATCCCTATTATACTGCGGAAGGCGGAGTCCGTCGCACTTATTACGGCGTAAATGCCGTTCCTGATCTTTATGTTGACGGAAAGAAAACCGGCACCAATTCGGCAGCGGTTAATGCTGCATTCAGCGCCACTTATGGAACCTACACTTATGTTGACATCGTTTCTACCCACGAAATTCAGGGAAATAATGTAATTATTGATGCCAATATTGTTCCTTTTGCCAATTATCCGAATGTTAAGGTTCATATGGCGATCATCGAAGAGGTAACCACGCAGAATGTTGCAACCAATGGTGAAACCGAGTTTCATCATGTGATGATGAAAATGGTACCTGATGCCAATGGCACAACTGCCAACCTGGTTTCCGGTGAAACGCTCAACCTGAAACATACTGTTGACATGTCAACCACCAACGTGGAGGAAATGGATGACCTGATGCTGGCCATTTTTATTCAGGATAATTCAAACAAAGGAATCTTTCATTCGGGTTATTCTCTCGAAATAGGTGCGACAACCACAATAAATATTGATGACAACGCAGTCAATGTTCCTGTTAATCAAACATTCATAATTGATTACAGCCAGGCGGTACGGATGATCGGTGGCCAGGCCATTACCAACAGCAATGTTGCCCAACTGATCAATTTCCGTGAAGGCGCGGCTACAGGTGCTCCGGTAGGATTTACCGCCACCATCAATGCGGCTAAAACCCAGATTGTCGTGGTTCCCAATCCCAGCCTGAAGTATGATCAGCGTTACTATTTCAGGGTTGATGCGGTTGAGAATATGACCGGGGTTGCTACGCTGCCGGTGACCCGCAACTTTACTACCCTGCTCAATGTTGGTGTTCCGGTAAATGAAGTTGTGAAACACAGCATTTATCCCAATCCCGCAAACAGCACCCTTTACATCAGTGATGTTACGGGCATTGAGCGTGCTGAAGTTATCAGTGTAGTAGGTAATGTTGTGATGTCGGTCAACAATTTCGGAACTTCTCGCGGCGAAGCCGGAATCGACATCAGCAACCTGCCTTCAGGCTTGTATTTTATCCGCCTGCTTGGCAGCAACAAGGATATCACTGCCAGGTTTATTGTTTCACGGTAA
- a CDS encoding class I SAM-dependent methyltransferase, with product MMEPVNPPELVDPFNHYPLSLGRGYWFNPVNDEKYYINNGIPVFLPEEQMSGNNLKYSRFYDRISRFYRVSSVFYSWLKGSSDKKIKMKYLEQLQVKPGDKVLEVAVGSADNLLYLPRNASYSGLDISFGMLTMAKRHLRKWGIQAGLYQGEAEHLPFAEHSFDVVFHVGGISLFNDSQRAIHEMIRVAKPGGQVMIVDDNEVSQGKVYHKNPFSPASVARTDEEQSAPVKLLPNGMRNIEVSYFFDSMLYCLTFRKPGQISKSEIKPLADKMH from the coding sequence ATGATGGAGCCTGTAAACCCGCCCGAACTGGTTGATCCTTTCAATCACTATCCGCTCAGCCTTGGAAGGGGATATTGGTTTAATCCCGTTAATGATGAAAAGTATTATATCAATAACGGGATTCCCGTATTTCTTCCCGAGGAGCAGATGAGCGGGAACAACCTTAAATACTCGCGTTTTTACGACCGTATCAGCAGGTTTTACCGTGTTTCATCAGTATTTTACAGTTGGCTGAAGGGCAGTTCTGATAAGAAGATAAAAATGAAGTACCTGGAGCAGCTTCAGGTAAAGCCCGGTGATAAAGTGCTTGAAGTTGCCGTGGGTTCAGCAGATAATCTGCTTTATCTTCCGCGGAATGCCTCTTACTCAGGTCTTGATATTTCATTCGGGATGCTGACCATGGCTAAAAGGCATTTGCGGAAATGGGGTATACAGGCAGGCCTCTATCAGGGCGAAGCGGAACATCTTCCATTTGCCGAGCATTCATTCGATGTGGTATTCCATGTGGGGGGCATCAGTCTGTTCAACGACAGCCAGCGGGCAATCCATGAAATGATCAGGGTAGCAAAGCCGGGCGGTCAGGTGATGATTGTTGATGATAATGAAGTCTCACAGGGAAAGGTTTATCATAAAAACCCGTTTTCGCCGGCATCCGTTGCCCGGACTGATGAAGAGCAGTCGGCCCCGGTTAAACTTTTACCTAACGGGATGCGGAACATAGAGGTCAGTTATTTCTTTGATTCCATGCTCTATTGTCTTACTTTCAGAAAACCCGGTCAGATCAGTAAATCAGAGATAAAGCCGCTTGCAGACAAGATGCATTGA